From Chloroflexota bacterium, the proteins below share one genomic window:
- a CDS encoding amidohydrolase has translation MPTVIDTHTHIGLASFITKPISEEKLKRPAFRDPMENSIKNLIARMDANGVTRAVTFAYPLEEVDAVMANEYVFAAQRAYPARIIPFALIGDDVERWAKAGARGFKEQDILQAPERFNLKRAYAMVAETGKPLLLHGRSRTPSEVSDKIKGMLRDAPRLKVIVAHMGRHTPNTRQHVEENLLALRDDANVYFETSTVRDPAIIARAVELIGEDRVLFGSDFPFNSYQDPDPLAVELDVIRRANLAPRVAQKIFGQNILRLLEL, from the coding sequence ATGCCAACAGTCATTGACACGCACACGCATATCGGGCTTGCTTCATTCATCACCAAGCCGATCTCGGAAGAGAAACTCAAACGCCCGGCTTTCCGCGATCCAATGGAGAACTCGATTAAGAATCTAATCGCGCGGATGGATGCGAATGGCGTCACGCGCGCGGTGACGTTTGCGTATCCGCTCGAAGAGGTGGACGCGGTGATGGCAAACGAGTACGTGTTCGCCGCCCAGCGCGCGTACCCCGCGCGCATCATTCCGTTCGCGCTGATCGGCGACGATGTCGAACGCTGGGCGAAGGCGGGCGCGCGCGGTTTCAAGGAGCAGGACATTCTCCAAGCGCCGGAGCGATTCAATCTCAAGCGCGCGTACGCGATGGTTGCCGAGACCGGCAAGCCGTTACTTTTGCACGGACGTTCGCGCACGCCGAGCGAAGTATCGGACAAGATCAAAGGCATGTTGCGCGATGCGCCGCGGCTCAAGGTCATCGTCGCGCACATGGGACGCCACACGCCGAACACGCGCCAACACGTCGAAGAGAATTTGCTCGCGTTGCGCGATGACGCGAATGTGTACTTTGAGACTTCGACGGTGCGCGATCCGGCAATCATCGCGCGTGCGGTTGAATTGATTGGCGAAGATCGCGTGTTGTTCGGCTCCGATTTTCCGTTCAACTCGTACCAGGACCCTGATCCGCTCGCGGTGGAACTCGACGTGATTCGGCGCGCGAACCTTGCGCCGCGCGTGGCGCAGAAAATATTCGGACAAAATATTCTGCGCTTGTTGGAACTGTAG
- a CDS encoding ABC transporter substrate-binding protein produces MKKYFLLSLALVTMLMMIAACAPTPTPAPTLAPPTAAPKPTDMPKPTDAPKATEAPKPTTAPATAAPKPTDVPKPAAPTVLRFRLTRDPRTLEPGLFLELITGYIAKDLHAGLVRYNEKMELVPFIAKEWSVSTDGLTYTFKLRDDVKFHNGRKVVADDFVYTFTRILNPKVKAAAGPANLAKVKGVKDFIDGKVTSVEGLQAPDATTFKIVMAQPDPALMLRLGTNFMAVVPKEAVIDGEAKWKDKPVGAGAYKYVDWQPNVKVVLEANPDFFLGKPKVDRIEYLTVPDAATALAQYQKGELDILGVTGAQLAQIERDATLSKELNQWSRGQLTFFALNEKRVPAFKDKNVRQAFNYAVNRKDLIEKVLRNDRNMATGYVPVGIPEAIPNETGYAFDPAKAKELMAKAGFADGKGFPKIEFVTTADEQTLAEAITAQLKANLGVDVAVRIGESGDVLNGLWAKDKWDIVSWGWSADRPASEVWLFELLYSKAESNFASYSNPEYDKLVDMALAETDPAKRLAAWREVAKMASDEAPLIPFGFAKHLFLVKPYVKGFSADLLGPRRFETVEIVK; encoded by the coding sequence ATGAAAAAGTATTTTCTGCTTTCACTCGCGCTCGTCACGATGTTGATGATGATTGCCGCGTGTGCGCCGACACCGACGCCGGCGCCAACCCTAGCGCCGCCAACCGCGGCGCCGAAACCAACGGATATGCCCAAGCCGACAGATGCGCCGAAGGCGACTGAAGCACCAAAACCAACTACGGCTCCGGCAACTGCCGCGCCCAAACCAACCGATGTGCCGAAACCCGCCGCGCCAACTGTCTTGCGCTTTCGTCTGACGCGCGATCCGCGCACACTCGAACCTGGGTTGTTCCTCGAACTCATCACCGGTTACATCGCCAAAGATTTGCACGCCGGGTTGGTGCGCTATAACGAAAAAATGGAACTCGTGCCATTCATCGCGAAGGAATGGTCGGTCTCGACAGATGGTTTGACGTACACGTTCAAACTGCGCGATGACGTCAAATTCCACAACGGGCGCAAAGTGGTTGCGGACGATTTTGTGTACACGTTCACGCGCATCTTGAATCCCAAAGTCAAAGCCGCCGCTGGTCCGGCGAACCTTGCCAAAGTTAAGGGCGTCAAAGATTTCATTGATGGCAAAGTCACGAGCGTCGAAGGATTGCAAGCGCCAGACGCGACGACATTCAAAATCGTGATGGCGCAACCTGATCCCGCGTTGATGTTGCGTCTCGGCACGAACTTTATGGCGGTCGTGCCGAAGGAAGCCGTGATTGACGGCGAAGCCAAGTGGAAAGACAAACCGGTCGGCGCGGGCGCGTACAAGTACGTGGATTGGCAGCCGAACGTCAAGGTCGTGCTCGAAGCGAATCCGGATTTTTTCCTGGGCAAACCCAAAGTGGACCGCATCGAATATCTCACGGTGCCGGATGCCGCGACCGCGCTCGCACAGTACCAAAAAGGCGAACTCGACATCCTGGGTGTGACCGGCGCGCAACTCGCGCAGATCGAACGCGACGCGACGTTGAGCAAAGAATTGAATCAATGGTCACGCGGTCAACTGACCTTCTTTGCGTTGAACGAAAAGCGCGTGCCCGCATTCAAAGACAAGAATGTGCGCCAAGCGTTCAACTATGCGGTCAATCGCAAAGACCTGATCGAAAAAGTGTTGCGCAACGACCGCAACATGGCGACCGGTTATGTGCCGGTGGGCATTCCCGAAGCGATTCCGAACGAGACCGGTTACGCGTTCGATCCCGCAAAAGCGAAAGAGCTGATGGCAAAAGCCGGTTTTGCGGATGGCAAAGGTTTCCCCAAGATTGAATTTGTGACGACTGCGGATGAGCAAACGCTCGCCGAAGCGATCACCGCGCAGTTGAAAGCAAACCTGGGTGTGGATGTCGCCGTTCGCATCGGCGAGAGTGGCGATGTGTTGAACGGTTTGTGGGCGAAGGACAAGTGGGACATTGTCTCGTGGGGTTGGTCGGCGGATCGCCCCGCCTCCGAAGTCTGGCTCTTTGAATTGTTGTACAGCAAAGCGGAAAGTAACTTTGCCAGTTACAGCAATCCCGAGTACGACAAACTCGTGGACATGGCGCTCGCGGAAACGGATCCCGCCAAACGTCTTGCCGCGTGGCGTGAGGTTGCCAAGATGGCGAGCGATGAAGCGCCGCTGATCCCGTTCGGTTTTGCCAAGCACCTGTTCTTGGTCAAGCCATACGTCAAGGGTTTTAGCGCGGACTTGCTCGGACCGCGTCGGTTCGAAACTGTTGAGATCGTAAAATGA
- a CDS encoding ABC transporter permease produces MSRFLVQRIFATIFSLFAATLIAFLASRLAPGDPIRMMVGDQNIAPQVIRQLQAQYGLDQPIPVQYFYFLRNALVGDFGTSYYYIGKPVMEVIAPGVLVSLQWESIALLLAVASALVLGTLSAIKHNTWLDNAIMFVALSGISLPSFALATFLIVIFSLYFNLLPVAGLTSPAHYVLPCLTMAAQPSALLARMLRASMLEVINQEYVVTARAKGLRESAVIVRHALKNALLPTLTVLGIMVGRILAGAFLIETVFSIPGIGRIGVQAVVHRDYPVILGVTILLSVAFLFVTFIVDLLYGFLDPRIRYT; encoded by the coding sequence ATGTCACGCTTTCTCGTTCAACGAATCTTTGCCACCATCTTTAGTCTGTTCGCCGCGACGCTCATCGCGTTCCTTGCCTCGCGTCTCGCGCCGGGCGATCCGATTCGGATGATGGTCGGCGATCAAAACATCGCACCGCAGGTGATTCGGCAGTTGCAGGCACAGTACGGTCTCGATCAACCAATCCCAGTTCAGTATTTTTATTTTCTTCGCAACGCGCTCGTCGGCGATTTTGGCACGTCGTACTATTACATCGGCAAGCCGGTGATGGAGGTGATCGCGCCGGGCGTGCTCGTCTCGTTGCAGTGGGAGAGCATCGCGCTGTTGCTCGCGGTGGCGAGCGCACTCGTGCTGGGCACGCTCTCGGCGATCAAGCACAACACCTGGCTCGACAACGCGATCATGTTCGTAGCATTATCCGGGATTTCACTGCCCAGTTTTGCGCTCGCCACATTTTTAATTGTGATCTTTTCACTTTACTTTAATTTGCTTCCAGTCGCCGGACTAACGAGTCCGGCGCACTATGTTCTGCCGTGCCTCACGATGGCGGCGCAACCGTCGGCATTGCTCGCACGCATGTTGCGCGCTTCGATGCTCGAAGTGATCAACCAAGAGTACGTCGTCACCGCGCGCGCCAAAGGTCTGCGCGAATCGGCGGTGATCGTGCGGCATGCGCTCAAGAACGCATTGCTCCCGACGCTCACCGTACTCGGCATTATGGTCGGACGCATCCTGGCTGGCGCGTTCTTGATCGAAACGGTGTTCAGTATTCCGGGCATCGGGCGCATCGGCGTGCAAGCCGTCGTGCATCGCGATTATCCGGTCATCCTGGGTGTCACGATCTTACTCTCGGTCGCGTTCTTATTCGTCACATTCATCGTGGATTTGCTGTACGGATTTTTGGATCCACGGATTCGGTACACGTGA
- a CDS encoding ABC transporter permease, which produces MAQTILPTSPRKPAASNLWMDAWYRLQKNRAAVVSFFFIIALILFIVLSPMLGLPSPLDQDLGRISEEPSADHWFGTDELGRDLLSRVVHGGQVSLMVGLVVQIATASIGMLLGLIAGYYGGTVDTIIMRVVDTMYAFPPFLFAVFMAAILPPSVWSIVLVLVLVGWPWEARVTRGLVLSLKEREYVTAARVVGASNWRIMLRHILPNSLSPIIVGFSIGIAGTIMAESGLSFLGIGIRPPTPSWGGMIDKGRLFLQVYPHLAIFPSIALAVTVLAFNFLGDGLRDALDPRMRRE; this is translated from the coding sequence ATGGCTCAGACTATTCTGCCAACTTCCCCACGCAAACCGGCGGCGTCCAACCTCTGGATGGACGCGTGGTATCGTCTGCAAAAAAATCGCGCGGCGGTCGTGTCGTTCTTTTTTATCATCGCGTTGATTTTATTTATCGTTCTCTCGCCGATGCTGGGTTTGCCCTCGCCGCTCGATCAAGACCTGGGACGCATCAGCGAAGAACCCAGCGCGGACCACTGGTTTGGCACGGATGAACTGGGACGCGATTTACTCAGTCGTGTTGTGCACGGTGGGCAGGTGTCCTTGATGGTCGGTCTCGTCGTGCAAATTGCGACGGCGAGCATCGGCATGTTGCTCGGATTGATCGCTGGGTATTACGGCGGTACGGTGGACACGATCATCATGCGCGTGGTGGATACGATGTACGCGTTTCCGCCGTTTCTCTTCGCGGTGTTCATGGCGGCGATTTTGCCGCCGTCGGTGTGGAGTATTGTGCTCGTGCTTGTGCTCGTCGGCTGGCCCTGGGAAGCGCGCGTCACGCGCGGGTTGGTGTTGTCGCTCAAGGAACGCGAGTACGTCACTGCGGCACGCGTCGTCGGCGCGTCGAATTGGCGGATTATGCTGCGACACATTTTGCCCAACTCGCTCAGCCCGATCATCGTCGGTTTTTCGATTGGCATTGCCGGGACGATTATGGCGGAATCGGGCTTGTCGTTTCTTGGCATCGGCATTCGTCCACCCACGCCGAGTTGGGGTGGGATGATTGACAAGGGGCGCTTGTTCTTGCAGGTCTATCCACACCTCGCGATTTTTCCCAGCATCGCGCTAGCCGTGACGGTGCTCGCGTTCAACTTTTTGGGTGATGGTCTGCGCGACGCGCTCGACCCGCGGATGCGGAGGGAATAG
- a CDS encoding MBL fold metallo-hydrolase, with protein MATRIESFGDTANVELTILVDNRTDQLVESTESVKRFTDAPLLAEHGFAALVHLKESGARILWDAGYTRIALLENLRWMKMDPATINQIALSHGDDDHTTAVTEILKAMDLKPQPRQWNADATSETMRAWAVGRRVSIIAHPAAFRERWILRDDGTRRGPLPIPPRDEWQALGGQIVLSEGPCQLAPGVWTTGAIPRRSFETIGVSPFLYYREGNTFVKDQMEDDQALVIHLRDKGLVVLSGCAHSGIVNTVNYAREISGVEQVFAIIGGFHLARAKADLIQRTISEIGALDPQLVAPSHCSGFKTTMQFAEQMPDAFVQALVGTTYAF; from the coding sequence ATGGCGACAAGAATCGAAAGTTTTGGAGATACAGCCAACGTCGAATTAACTATCCTGGTAGACAACCGCACGGATCAGTTGGTCGAGTCCACGGAATCCGTCAAGCGATTTACGGATGCGCCTCTGCTGGCAGAACACGGTTTTGCCGCCCTGGTTCATCTCAAAGAGAGCGGCGCACGAATTCTCTGGGATGCCGGTTACACACGCATCGCCTTGTTGGAAAATTTGCGATGGATGAAAATGGATCCGGCGACGATCAATCAAATCGCGCTTAGTCACGGCGACGACGATCACACAACTGCCGTGACGGAAATTCTCAAAGCGATGGACTTGAAGCCGCAACCGCGCCAATGGAATGCCGACGCAACATCCGAAACGATGCGCGCGTGGGCAGTCGGTCGCCGGGTTTCGATCATCGCGCACCCTGCCGCTTTCCGCGAACGGTGGATTTTGCGCGACGACGGTACGCGACGCGGACCGCTGCCAATTCCTCCACGCGATGAATGGCAAGCCCTCGGCGGACAAATCGTTCTCTCGGAAGGACCTTGCCAACTTGCGCCGGGTGTCTGGACAACGGGCGCGATTCCGCGACGCAGTTTTGAAACTATCGGTGTGTCTCCGTTTTTGTACTATCGAGAAGGAAATACCTTCGTTAAAGATCAGATGGAAGATGACCAGGCATTGGTGATTCATCTTCGAGACAAAGGATTGGTGGTGCTTTCTGGTTGCGCGCATTCGGGCATCGTCAACACGGTGAATTACGCGCGTGAAATCAGTGGCGTAGAGCAGGTATTTGCCATCATCGGTGGTTTCCATCTTGCCCGGGCGAAAGCAGACCTTATTCAACGAACTATTTCGGAAATTGGCGCGCTCGATCCTCAACTCGTTGCGCCGTCGCACTGCAGTGGCTTCAAGACGACCATGCAATTTGCCGAACAGATGCCAGACGCATTCGTGCAGGCGCTCGTGGGTACGACGTACGCGTTTTAG
- a CDS encoding chromate transporter, translated as MSPELMTLWELAITFAKMGALIFGGGLVIVALIEDEIVIGQQWLTHKEFLDGLALGQVTPGPITILATFVGYKVAGIGGALVATIAIYAPGILLVILTTRYFQRVRHSRWVRAFLNGVKPAAVAVLVAVSLRLATTMIQEPLSVLLALAALGILLFSKIEAWMLILVGALIGLLWR; from the coding sequence ATGTCGCCGGAGTTGATGACACTCTGGGAACTCGCGATCACGTTCGCCAAGATGGGCGCGCTGATCTTTGGCGGCGGCTTGGTCATCGTCGCGTTGATCGAAGATGAAATCGTGATCGGTCAGCAATGGCTGACGCACAAGGAATTTCTGGACGGTCTCGCGCTCGGTCAGGTCACGCCCGGTCCGATCACGATTCTGGCGACGTTCGTCGGTTACAAGGTCGCCGGCATCGGCGGCGCGCTTGTCGCGACGATTGCGATTTACGCGCCAGGTATCTTGCTCGTGATTCTGACGACGCGATACTTTCAACGCGTCCGCCATTCGCGCTGGGTGCGCGCGTTTCTCAACGGCGTCAAGCCAGCGGCGGTTGCCGTGTTGGTCGCGGTCTCGTTGCGCCTGGCGACGACGATGATCCAGGAACCGCTGTCCGTGCTCCTCGCGCTGGCGGCGCTGGGCATTCTGTTGTTCTCGAAAATCGAAGCGTGGATGCTCATTCTCGTCGGCGCGTTGATTGGCTTGCTGTGGCGTTAA
- a CDS encoding chromate transporter, which yields MTSLQLAHAFLKLGATSFGGMVAHISNIQNEIVERRGWLARDDFLAGLSMCQMLPGPTATMVAVYCGYRLKGLPGALIAAFGFLFPAFAILLVLSSLYFEYGDTPAATRILWGMNPVVIALILVSCYRLGRTAIAQRFHIAVALLVFAAIVALNANIVVVLLLAGVAGIGWEWWQCRRS from the coding sequence ATGACCTCATTGCAACTCGCGCACGCGTTTCTCAAACTGGGCGCGACCAGTTTTGGCGGCATGGTCGCGCACATCTCCAACATCCAGAACGAAATCGTCGAACGACGCGGCTGGCTCGCGCGCGACGATTTTCTGGCGGGCTTGAGCATGTGCCAAATGTTGCCGGGACCCACCGCGACGATGGTCGCGGTGTATTGCGGCTATCGCCTGAAAGGATTGCCCGGCGCGCTCATCGCCGCGTTCGGTTTCCTCTTTCCGGCATTCGCCATTCTCCTCGTTTTGAGTTCGTTGTATTTCGAATATGGCGACACCCCGGCGGCAACGCGCATTTTGTGGGGGATGAATCCGGTCGTCATCGCGCTCATCCTGGTTTCATGCTATCGGCTGGGACGCACTGCGATCGCGCAACGATTTCATATCGCCGTCGCGCTTTTAGTGTTTGCGGCGATTGTCGCGTTGAACGCGAATATCGTCGTCGTGTTATTGCTCGCAGGTGTGGCGGGGATCGGTTGGGAGTGGTGGCAATGTCGCCGGAGTTGA
- a CDS encoding CoB--CoM heterodisulfide reductase iron-sulfur subunit B family protein — translation MTQYQYVPGCSLHGMARAYDQSFQLVAKHLGIELAEVRDWACCGATAARSLDETLGLALAARTLALAQKKSARLFAPCSMCYNNLAHTAHALQDTGTRTRVNAALKSLGLEYTEPVRVAHPLEIFAREIGFARIAEKVTRPLRDLRVVAYYGCLLTRPRDIAIEASDANPMMLDDLLNALGATVLPFAAKTRCCGGSLLLTHPDAALVASRRVLDEAQNAGARRIAVACPLCKMSLDDKQSTIEKRFGVKYNIQVSYFTQLMTAAFGI, via the coding sequence ATGACCCAGTATCAATACGTGCCGGGATGCTCGCTCCACGGAATGGCGCGCGCGTACGATCAATCGTTTCAACTCGTCGCGAAACATTTGGGAATCGAACTCGCCGAGGTGCGCGATTGGGCGTGCTGTGGCGCGACCGCCGCGCGTTCGCTCGACGAAACGTTGGGGTTGGCATTGGCGGCGCGCACGCTCGCGCTCGCGCAAAAAAAATCGGCGCGACTTTTCGCGCCGTGCAGTATGTGTTACAATAATCTCGCGCACACCGCGCACGCGTTGCAAGACACCGGGACGCGCACGCGCGTGAACGCGGCGTTGAAATCGCTGGGCTTGGAGTACACCGAACCGGTGCGCGTCGCGCATCCGCTCGAAATCTTCGCGCGCGAGATTGGATTCGCGCGCATCGCGGAAAAAGTGACACGACCCTTGCGCGACCTGCGCGTCGTGGCGTACTATGGCTGTCTGCTCACGCGCCCGCGCGACATCGCGATTGAAGCGTCGGACGCGAATCCGATGATGCTCGACGATTTGCTGAACGCGCTCGGCGCGACGGTGTTGCCGTTCGCCGCAAAGACGCGTTGTTGCGGCGGCTCGCTTTTGCTTACGCATCCCGACGCGGCGCTCGTCGCGAGCAGACGCGTGTTAGACGAAGCGCAGAACGCCGGCGCGCGGCGCATTGCGGTGGCGTGTCCGCTGTGCAAAATGAGTCTAGACGACAAGCAGAGTACGATCGAAAAACGCTTCGGGGTGAAATACAACATCCAGGTTTCGTATTTTACGCAACTGATGACGGCGGCATTTGGGATATGA
- a CDS encoding 4Fe-4S dicluster domain-containing protein, whose translation MDAQITNIARACYQCGRCAGGCPMAFAMDHTPRLLIRLIQLGYMDDALNANTFWLCATCYSCTTYCPRGIDIADLMMRLKRVAETRGILNSNVWFYREFVENVRKRGIVFEPELMLAYARRVGMSVLLPHVEMGLRLARRGELALAPGRIDDAKSLTRMIQEILAQGSAR comes from the coding sequence ATGGATGCCCAAATCACCAACATTGCGCGAGCGTGTTACCAGTGCGGGCGCTGCGCGGGCGGATGCCCGATGGCGTTCGCGATGGATCACACGCCGCGCTTGCTTATTCGACTGATTCAGCTCGGTTACATGGACGACGCACTCAACGCGAATACGTTTTGGCTGTGCGCGACCTGCTACAGTTGCACGACATATTGTCCGCGCGGGATTGACATTGCGGACTTGATGATGCGGCTCAAACGCGTTGCGGAAACGCGCGGCATCCTCAATTCGAACGTGTGGTTCTATCGCGAGTTTGTCGAAAACGTTCGCAAGCGCGGCATCGTGTTCGAGCCGGAGTTGATGCTAGCATACGCGCGGCGCGTCGGCATGAGCGTGTTGTTGCCGCACGTCGAGATGGGACTGCGGCTCGCGCGGCGCGGCGAACTCGCGCTCGCGCCGGGTAGGATTGACGATGCCAAATCGCTCACGCGCATGATTCAAGAAATTCTCGCTCAGGGGTCGGCGCGATGA
- a CDS encoding hydrogenase iron-sulfur subunit, producing the protein MPIGLYICQCNGRVSNVIVTAALAKELTKAKGVALCREHANVCSADGLALVRADMQSGAIDRVVIAGCSPRAHKEAIEQALADAGLNPYLIERCNILEQCALPHADAPEQATRKAKTLIAMSLAKARLLEPLTPLTFPGVNRALVVGGGIAGLSAASDLVAAGVQVTLIEKQPYLGGRVVGLHKYFPRMCPPQCGVDFIVERTKRDARVAMHTQTQVETIAGSPGNFDVTLRREPRYVDAAQCNACGKCAEVCPATRSDPFEFGRRTTKAIYLPHAFANPRAYVIDRELCPPDCNACVGACPTHAIQLDATASRENVNVGGIVMATGWEPFDARAVERYGYGRFANVVTNLEFERVASRDGFTDGTLARVSDGAPVGDIAFIQCVGSRDVAHLPYCSQICCAVTLKQIAYIKELNPDARVTVFYMDMRAIGDAELLYREAQEKHGAIFVRGNPFEIVEDATTKQLTVRAEDTLSARQIELCADMVVLATGIQPNGAWTQTISPTAQSAGGFAAGHVQCFPYDTQRAGIYAAGATQGPMDVMTAVKSAGGAAMKAMASLRQQIEIRPTVPVLDKTKCDKCKRCMEECPFDAYYWDATGYPAPDYLKCRQCGICQGACPMRVISLKNFSIKQGAQMIAAINPGFAGKEQPTILAFLCANDAYPAADLAGQQGLVYPANVVTIPAPCAGSINVAWVTDALSAGIDGVMIFGCDSKQCHFVQGSDLARTRLANMQETLKRMMVEPERIKMLNLGINDAAAYAQHIRTFVTDLLRLGPSPFK; encoded by the coding sequence ATGCCCATCGGTCTGTACATTTGCCAGTGCAACGGACGCGTGTCGAATGTCATCGTCACGGCTGCGCTCGCGAAAGAACTGACGAAAGCGAAAGGCGTCGCGCTTTGTCGCGAGCACGCGAATGTTTGTAGCGCCGACGGTCTCGCGCTGGTGCGCGCGGACATGCAGAGCGGTGCGATTGATCGCGTCGTGATCGCGGGGTGTTCGCCGCGCGCGCACAAAGAGGCGATTGAGCAAGCATTGGCAGATGCTGGACTGAATCCGTACCTCATCGAACGCTGCAACATCTTGGAGCAGTGCGCGTTGCCGCACGCGGACGCGCCGGAGCAAGCCACGCGCAAAGCCAAAACGCTGATCGCGATGTCGCTGGCGAAAGCGCGTTTGCTCGAACCGTTAACGCCGCTCACTTTTCCCGGCGTCAACCGCGCGCTCGTCGTCGGCGGCGGCATCGCCGGGTTGAGCGCAGCATCCGATCTCGTTGCCGCCGGCGTTCAAGTGACGCTGATCGAAAAACAACCGTATCTCGGCGGGCGCGTCGTCGGTTTGCACAAGTATTTCCCGCGCATGTGTCCGCCGCAGTGCGGCGTGGATTTTATCGTCGAACGGACCAAACGCGATGCGCGCGTTGCGATGCACACGCAGACCCAGGTCGAGACGATTGCCGGCTCGCCGGGAAATTTCGATGTTACCTTGCGCCGCGAGCCGCGCTATGTGGACGCGGCGCAATGCAACGCGTGTGGCAAATGTGCGGAGGTGTGCCCAGCCACGCGGAGCGATCCGTTTGAATTTGGACGCCGGACGACCAAAGCGATTTACCTGCCGCACGCGTTCGCCAACCCGCGCGCGTACGTGATTGATCGTGAACTCTGCCCGCCCGATTGTAACGCGTGCGTCGGCGCGTGTCCCACGCACGCGATTCAACTCGACGCGACCGCGTCGCGCGAGAATGTGAACGTCGGCGGCATCGTGATGGCGACAGGGTGGGAACCATTCGACGCGCGCGCGGTCGAGCGGTACGGCTATGGACGATTCGCCAACGTCGTGACGAATCTCGAATTCGAACGCGTCGCGTCGCGCGATGGCTTCACCGATGGCACACTCGCGCGCGTGTCCGACGGCGCGCCGGTCGGCGACATCGCGTTTATCCAGTGCGTCGGCAGTCGCGATGTCGCGCACTTGCCGTACTGCTCGCAGATTTGCTGCGCGGTCACGCTCAAACAAATCGCGTACATCAAAGAACTGAATCCCGATGCGCGCGTGACGGTGTTCTACATGGACATGCGCGCGATTGGCGATGCGGAATTACTCTATCGCGAAGCGCAAGAAAAGCATGGCGCGATTTTCGTGCGCGGCAATCCATTCGAGATTGTCGAAGACGCGACGACGAAACAACTCACCGTGCGCGCGGAGGACACCTTGTCTGCGCGGCAAATCGAACTGTGCGCGGATATGGTTGTGCTGGCGACCGGCATCCAACCGAATGGCGCGTGGACGCAAACGATTTCGCCAACCGCGCAATCGGCGGGCGGATTCGCCGCCGGGCATGTCCAGTGTTTTCCGTACGATACGCAACGCGCCGGCATTTACGCCGCGGGCGCGACCCAGGGTCCGATGGATGTGATGACCGCGGTGAAAAGCGCGGGTGGCGCGGCGATGAAGGCGATGGCGTCGTTGCGCCAGCAAATCGAAATTCGTCCGACGGTGCCGGTGTTGGACAAGACCAAGTGTGACAAGTGCAAACGGTGCATGGAAGAGTGTCCGTTCGACGCGTACTACTGGGACGCGACCGGGTACCCCGCGCCGGATTATTTGAAATGCCGGCAGTGCGGCATTTGCCAGGGCGCGTGTCCGATGCGCGTAATCTCGCTCAAGAATTTCAGCATCAAGCAAGGCGCGCAAATGATCGCGGCGATCAATCCAGGGTTTGCCGGCAAGGAACAACCGACGATCCTCGCGTTCCTCTGCGCGAACGACGCGTATCCCGCCGCCGATCTCGCCGGGCAACAAGGGCTTGTATATCCCGCGAATGTCGTGACGATCCCGGCGCCGTGCGCCGGTTCGATCAACGTCGCGTGGGTGACGGATGCGCTCTCCGCCGGGATTGACGGCGTGATGATTTTCGGATGCGATTCCAAGCAGTGCCATTTCGTCCAGGGGAGCGATCTCGCGCGGACGCGCTTGGCGAATATGCAAGAGACGCTCAAGCGCATGATGGTCGAGCCGGAGCGAATCAAGATGTTGAACCTGGGCATCAACGATGCGGCGGCGTACGCGCAACACATCCGGACCTTCGTTACTGATTTACTCCGTTTGGGACCGAGTCCGTTCAAATAA
- a CDS encoding 4Fe-4S binding protein, whose amino-acid sequence MPPRVNVNKCDGCKAEHEPLCEQVCPGDLMTLHLETKKGYCHSPRDCWDCMSCVKICPQGALETKAPYQLGYYRAKLIPLMGTNKITWTCVDINGKVERFVVRTRNDE is encoded by the coding sequence ATGCCGCCACGAGTAAATGTAAACAAATGCGATGGGTGCAAAGCCGAACACGAACCGCTCTGCGAGCAAGTCTGTCCCGGCGATTTGATGACGCTGCACCTAGAGACGAAAAAAGGATATTGCCATTCCCCGCGTGATTGCTGGGATTGTATGTCGTGCGTCAAGATTTGCCCGCAAGGCGCGCTCGAAACCAAAGCGCCGTATCAACTGGGTTACTATCGCGCGAAACTGATTCCGCTGATGGGCACGAACAAGATCACCTGGACTTGCGTGGACATCAACGGCAAGGTCGAACGCTTCGTCGTCCGAACACGCAACGACGAGTAA